In Hwangdonia lutea, a single window of DNA contains:
- a CDS encoding ABC transporter ATP-binding protein gives MNTLKINNLELTYKNGHQAIQNISLEIKNGMFGLLGPNGAGKSSLMKTIIGLQKPTSGSIGFNDVDIVSNPDYIKKNLGFLPQDFGVYPKVNAYDLLSHIAVLKGLKDKEERQIQIQYLLEKVNLWDFRDKEVHTFSGGMKQRFGVAQALLGNPKIVIVDEPTAGLDPEERNRFNMLLSDISNEVIVILSTHLIEDVKNLCSEMTIMNKGQILKTGKPKELISELEHKIWSKAIKHDELENYQSNYQIISQQLIERVLHITIFSETKPEGFNAVTPLLEHVYFKTLA, from the coding sequence ATGAATACTTTAAAAATTAACAATCTCGAACTTACCTATAAAAATGGTCATCAGGCAATACAAAACATTTCTTTGGAAATTAAAAACGGCATGTTTGGTTTATTAGGACCTAATGGTGCCGGTAAATCCTCTTTGATGAAAACCATAATTGGATTACAAAAACCCACGTCTGGAAGTATTGGTTTCAATGATGTAGATATTGTTAGCAATCCCGATTACATTAAAAAGAACTTAGGATTTCTACCTCAAGATTTTGGAGTCTATCCTAAAGTTAATGCCTATGATTTATTAAGTCATATTGCTGTTTTAAAAGGTTTGAAAGATAAAGAAGAACGCCAAATTCAAATTCAATATTTATTGGAGAAAGTCAATCTATGGGATTTTAGAGACAAAGAAGTGCATACATTTTCGGGAGGAATGAAACAACGTTTTGGTGTCGCCCAGGCTTTACTAGGGAATCCCAAAATTGTTATTGTAGATGAGCCTACTGCTGGACTAGATCCAGAAGAGCGTAATCGCTTTAATATGTTGTTAAGTGATATAAGCAATGAAGTTATAGTAATTCTATCTACACATCTAATTGAAGATGTAAAAAATCTATGTTCCGAAATGACCATTATGAATAAAGGGCAGATTTTAAAAACAGGAAAACCTAAAGAATTGATTTCTGAACTGGAACATAAAATTTGGTCAAAGGCTATTAAACATGATGAACTGGAAAACTACCAATCAAATTATCAAATCATTAGTCAGCAATTAATTGAACGAGTACTACACATTACCATCTTTTCGGAAACAAAACCTGAAGGATTTAATGCTGTAACACCTTTATTGGAGCACGTGTATTTTAAAACGCTTGCTTAA